A part of Ignavibacteriota bacterium genomic DNA contains:
- a CDS encoding T9SS type A sorting domain-containing protein: MLRSTLLQVVAGFLLLTAPVAQAQWEYACGVPAQSIGAVGRSGHWLFVNGVYPDEQLALSTDGGGSWRQSTLWNGSHAYAVVETSQDTIPVILFNRKVRRSTDLGITWVTVPGAIESETVVGLAFSRGTGNPAHGILIAATTTHGVYRSVDAGVQWVPSNAGLPSTSLTTALAIDSVFLVATSDKKVFRSVDNGVSWTSSSTGITDTNVTALAAVGRDAFAASGTRVYRSSDAGATWAKYEQEVPSEIKSLVPITTSATGAAPILFAVCSGEYYRRAPGDTGWTPGTTSWLSYSHVGGIASVDTVLLLANGTMLLRSLDAGTTWYPVGPLGDTQVLANGHTSSKNATPRLYSRLFTSTDRGSSWIGMRQHTSWPNVTAIAVSCDTSLTGHDQIVIGTDSAEVDRSTDGGASWTRLRVSDGPLTPHVVLGVAEIDGRVFASIQSSRYYHAAGDTIAGIHRTTDGGASWTKMNTPGLTDTLIISLDAFRGKTGGRVLFAGGWETLFRSTDDGATWQDIASGVLHAGRKFMRSLGPDLWLCTQGTHFVEYLDDGTLVVTDDSARVYRSTDDGVTWQDRTGDLNAVFVRGFAVTRSRIDPAHVSMAVCTDNDILTSTEGGTHWDPFWEGSYRFSFGAPLTADEEYVYAGPGWLRRRPWSQAAVADVLPSTGIPSAYGLEQNYPNPFNPSTMITYQLPARTHVHLAVFNILGQQVMVLQNGEYAAGPHAVRFDASGLPSGVYFYRLDAGVFRQTRKCVLVR; encoded by the coding sequence ATGCTCAGATCAACGTTGCTTCAAGTTGTCGCTGGATTTCTTCTCTTGACGGCGCCGGTTGCCCAGGCACAATGGGAATACGCGTGCGGCGTGCCGGCACAAAGTATAGGCGCTGTGGGCAGGTCGGGGCATTGGCTCTTTGTGAACGGTGTCTACCCGGATGAGCAGCTGGCGCTATCGACCGATGGAGGCGGAAGCTGGCGGCAGTCGACGCTCTGGAATGGTTCGCACGCGTACGCTGTGGTCGAGACAAGCCAGGATACCATTCCCGTGATCCTCTTTAACCGGAAAGTCCGCCGGTCAACGGACCTCGGGATCACCTGGGTAACGGTTCCGGGAGCGATCGAGAGTGAGACTGTCGTGGGGCTCGCGTTTTCGCGGGGCACAGGAAACCCTGCCCATGGGATCCTGATCGCTGCGACAACAACACACGGGGTCTACCGGTCCGTGGATGCCGGCGTGCAATGGGTCCCGTCGAACGCAGGGTTGCCTTCAACGTCGCTGACAACGGCGCTAGCGATCGATTCGGTCTTTCTTGTTGCGACGTCGGACAAGAAGGTATTCCGCTCCGTGGACAACGGGGTATCGTGGACGTCTTCGAGCACCGGCATCACCGACACGAATGTCACGGCTCTTGCCGCGGTAGGGAGGGATGCGTTCGCCGCGAGTGGCACGCGTGTGTACCGTTCCTCGGATGCGGGTGCGACGTGGGCGAAGTATGAGCAGGAAGTTCCGTCGGAGATCAAGTCACTGGTGCCGATAACGACATCCGCGACCGGTGCTGCACCGATCCTGTTCGCTGTCTGTTCCGGCGAGTACTATCGCCGGGCGCCGGGTGATACGGGGTGGACACCGGGCACCACGTCATGGCTGTCGTACAGTCACGTAGGAGGGATTGCGTCCGTTGACACCGTCCTGTTGCTTGCCAATGGGACGATGTTGCTCCGCTCCCTCGATGCTGGTACCACGTGGTATCCTGTGGGTCCGCTCGGCGATACTCAGGTTCTGGCCAATGGACATACCTCCAGCAAAAATGCAACGCCACGGCTGTATTCGCGCTTGTTCACATCAACGGATCGCGGTTCGAGCTGGATCGGCATGCGCCAGCATACTTCCTGGCCCAACGTCACAGCCATTGCCGTCTCTTGCGATACGAGTCTGACCGGACACGACCAAATCGTGATCGGGACCGATTCCGCTGAGGTGGACCGCAGCACCGATGGCGGGGCCTCCTGGACCCGCTTGCGGGTGTCGGATGGTCCGCTGACGCCCCATGTCGTGCTCGGGGTGGCGGAGATCGATGGCCGGGTCTTCGCTTCGATACAGAGCTCGCGATACTACCATGCGGCTGGCGATACGATCGCTGGCATCCACCGGACAACGGATGGCGGTGCTTCGTGGACCAAGATGAACACTCCCGGATTGACGGATACTCTGATCATTTCGCTTGACGCGTTCCGCGGGAAGACGGGAGGGCGTGTCCTCTTTGCTGGCGGGTGGGAGACGCTCTTCCGCTCGACGGATGACGGAGCGACATGGCAGGACATCGCCAGCGGCGTCCTGCACGCCGGCCGCAAGTTCATGCGTTCGCTGGGTCCCGACCTCTGGCTGTGCACACAGGGAACGCACTTTGTGGAATATCTCGATGACGGAACGCTTGTTGTCACGGACGACAGTGCACGTGTGTATCGGTCGACCGACGATGGTGTTACGTGGCAGGACAGGACGGGTGATCTCAACGCGGTCTTCGTGCGTGGTTTTGCCGTGACCCGGTCACGCATCGACCCCGCACATGTCTCCATGGCAGTGTGTACGGATAACGACATCCTCACTTCCACTGAAGGGGGAACCCATTGGGACCCATTCTGGGAGGGATCGTATCGATTCTCCTTCGGAGCACCTCTGACGGCAGATGAAGAGTACGTGTACGCCGGGCCCGGGTGGTTGCGCCGGCGTCCATGGTCCCAGGCGGCGGTGGCCGATGTACTTCCTTCGACCGGAATCCCATCGGCATACGGGCTCGAGCAGAATTATCCCAACCCGTTCAATCCATCGACGATGATCACGTATCAACTCCCGGCCCGCACGCATGTACACCTCGCAGTCTTCAACATCCTGGGACAGCAGGTGATGGTATTGCAGAACGGAGAGTACGCTGCCGGACCCCATGCGGTCCGGTTCGATGCGTCGGGACTTCCGAGCGGGGTGTACTTCTATCGTCTTGACGCAGGAGTCTTCAGGCAGACCAGAAAGTGCGTTCTGGTGCGTTGA
- a CDS encoding T9SS type A sorting domain-containing protein, producing MVSRGATFAVPNVVDDTVLVDTSRTTIALNPNTWYIWRVQALFDSLEGRASQARSFDTRTNGTVEFFPLGKGIRYLYAYSRSYYYAYGGKEWDVDSGTVSYDIMDGSYSNDTTRVWTISEKTSLMHHHWSENVLGTVLHDSTYWQTSTSPISLTESLTGNHELLCQSRVWFFPQLPDSQPVPQWSGREPVYRFWQDTSRTLKQYQQPPDPDRYQSLHFVEQKGLADRTYFFRSSGNHVTIISETAVHVPILTGADHLVPPTHPEASILSQNYPNPFNPSTTIRYGLPARSHVTLTVFNTLGQQVAALQNGEQDAGYHEAIFNADRLPSGVYFYTLQVRPLDAVPGRDSNGGTEVFTETKRSLLIR from the coding sequence ATGGTGTCGAGGGGTGCCACGTTTGCCGTGCCGAACGTTGTCGATGATACCGTCCTCGTGGACACGTCGCGAACCACTATCGCGCTGAATCCGAATACATGGTACATCTGGCGCGTGCAGGCGCTCTTCGATTCTTTGGAAGGGCGGGCTTCACAGGCGCGGAGCTTTGACACGCGAACGAACGGAACGGTGGAGTTCTTTCCCCTGGGAAAGGGGATACGATATCTCTATGCGTATTCCCGCTCGTACTACTATGCATATGGGGGAAAAGAATGGGATGTCGATTCGGGAACCGTATCATATGATATCATGGATGGGTCCTATTCGAACGACACGACAAGGGTCTGGACCATCAGTGAGAAGACCTCCTTGATGCACCATCATTGGAGCGAAAACGTGCTCGGAACGGTCCTGCACGACTCGACGTACTGGCAGACCTCGACGTCGCCGATAAGCCTCACAGAGTCTCTCACAGGAAACCATGAATTGCTCTGTCAATCACGAGTGTGGTTCTTTCCGCAACTGCCGGACTCTCAGCCCGTCCCCCAATGGTCGGGTCGTGAACCTGTGTATCGATTCTGGCAGGATACGTCGCGCACTCTGAAGCAGTATCAACAACCTCCTGACCCGGATAGGTATCAGAGCCTGCATTTCGTCGAGCAGAAGGGACTGGCTGACAGAACGTATTTCTTCAGAAGCAGCGGAAATCATGTGACCATCATCTCAGAAACCGCAGTCCACGTGCCCATCCTTACTGGCGCGGATCACCTGGTGCCTCCCACACACCCGGAAGCGAGCATTCTTTCGCAGAACTACCCCAACCCTTTCAACCCATCGACGACGATCCGCTATGGGCTGCCGGCACGATCACATGTGACGCTGACTGTCTTCAATACCCTTGGCCAGCAGGTTGCCGCGCTGCAGAACGGGGAACAGGACGCGGGCTACCACGAAGCGATCTTCAATGCGGATCGACTGCCGAGCGGGGTGTACTTCTACACGCTGCAGGTCCGCCCTTTGGATGCCGTCCCTGGGCGCGACTCCAACGGGGGAACGGAAGTGTTTACAGAGACGAAGCGATCGTTGTTGATCCGCTGA
- a CDS encoding T9SS type A sorting domain-containing protein, producing the protein MRTLLCILLLFCPVSKSPAQWQATNGPYLGIGSAYNLTVLGDRVWLTTSPYPYTSADSGNHWTRPDTLGNYAQFVASGNDLYAGGFSGLWRSTDNGHWTNIHPATSFYGLNALVAQNGMIFFTSGGGGSNHLERLSANNTVRTDLSTPEGVLAHVTALARKDSLLFAGSYGGPAVLVSSDNGTTWEERSFGLSTAAKVAVSSFAVKGANIYLGTAEGGVYRSSNNGVRWYSVDNGQVPRGAFVSLMGDVLFVAGGSEALRSTDGGISWSNATAGLPGESRKPLVVSGTTLYTATSDGLYYSVDSGSVWRKPMNSGTPGADIMRLGCGASGGTAGRGIVYASSVGIGLWCTTNRGSSWRDVIPGRELRRTAFLLDSTQWSLTSYGDRSLMISTDQGTSWCATGPQIPSTGTYTSLTRIDSTYLVAGEYTTRIYRWIMKDTAWQTIIAPGMGSRVAALLTHKGLVWYRAGNGALYVSSDRGETWQLSGRGITSAVISLAANGSSMYAGTEGAGVFLSTDDGATWVNRSAGLTDSNVTALHVDGQTLFAGTSHGGVFFSRDDGMRWHAFGDGLGTDEVRALASNGEDLYAAIAWNGVWVRPIADVALATGDAAGMPGHIVLEQNYPNPFNPSTTIRYGLQHRSHVMLTVFNTLGQQVAVLQDGELDAGYREARFDASNLPSGVYFYRLQAGSFTDTKKLLVVR; encoded by the coding sequence GTGAGAACGCTTCTCTGCATCCTTCTGCTGTTCTGTCCGGTATCAAAGAGTCCTGCCCAATGGCAGGCGACCAATGGACCATACCTGGGCATTGGCTCTGCCTACAATCTTACTGTGCTGGGAGATCGTGTCTGGCTCACGACCAGCCCGTATCCGTATACCTCCGCTGATAGCGGAAATCATTGGACCAGGCCCGATACTCTGGGGAACTACGCGCAATTCGTGGCGAGCGGGAACGATCTGTATGCCGGTGGATTCTCCGGCCTGTGGCGCTCCACTGACAATGGCCATTGGACGAACATCCATCCTGCAACATCATTCTACGGACTGAATGCGTTGGTCGCGCAGAATGGCATGATTTTCTTTACGAGCGGTGGCGGAGGATCGAATCATTTGGAGCGGCTTTCCGCCAATAACACGGTCCGGACTGATCTCTCGACGCCAGAGGGTGTGCTGGCGCATGTGACAGCACTTGCGCGGAAGGATTCATTGCTCTTTGCTGGATCGTATGGAGGACCCGCGGTGCTTGTTTCATCGGATAACGGCACTACCTGGGAAGAACGGAGTTTCGGTTTGTCGACAGCAGCGAAGGTCGCGGTTTCTAGCTTTGCCGTGAAGGGTGCCAACATCTATCTCGGCACCGCGGAGGGTGGAGTGTACAGATCCTCAAATAACGGAGTACGCTGGTACTCCGTTGACAACGGACAGGTTCCGCGGGGGGCGTTTGTGTCGCTCATGGGAGATGTCCTGTTTGTTGCCGGTGGGTCAGAGGCCCTCCGGTCAACAGATGGGGGTATCTCCTGGTCGAATGCGACAGCGGGGCTGCCTGGGGAATCCAGGAAACCCCTGGTGGTTTCAGGGACGACGCTATACACGGCAACCTCCGATGGGCTGTATTACTCTGTGGACAGCGGGTCGGTCTGGCGCAAGCCGATGAACAGCGGCACTCCCGGAGCGGATATCATGCGATTGGGGTGCGGCGCTTCCGGTGGAACCGCAGGGCGGGGAATCGTGTATGCAAGTTCAGTGGGGATCGGACTGTGGTGCACAACGAACCGCGGGAGTAGCTGGAGAGATGTCATCCCTGGACGCGAACTCCGCAGAACAGCCTTTCTCCTCGATAGCACGCAATGGAGCTTGACGAGCTATGGGGATCGGTCGCTGATGATCTCCACCGATCAGGGGACATCCTGGTGTGCCACGGGTCCCCAGATCCCCAGCACCGGAACCTACACGTCCCTGACAAGAATCGATTCCACATACCTCGTGGCGGGAGAGTACACCACGAGGATCTACCGGTGGATCATGAAGGACACGGCCTGGCAAACGATCATCGCTCCCGGGATGGGTTCCCGGGTAGCGGCTTTGCTCACGCACAAGGGATTGGTGTGGTACCGCGCGGGAAATGGAGCGTTGTACGTTTCTTCTGACCGGGGAGAAACGTGGCAGCTCTCCGGAAGGGGAATCACGAGCGCGGTGATCTCGCTTGCAGCGAACGGCTCGTCGATGTACGCCGGGACAGAAGGCGCAGGGGTGTTCCTGTCCACAGACGATGGAGCCACATGGGTGAATCGCAGCGCCGGGCTCACCGATTCGAATGTTACCGCATTACATGTGGACGGCCAGACCCTGTTCGCCGGCACGTCCCACGGCGGGGTCTTTTTCTCCCGTGATGATGGAATGCGTTGGCACGCATTCGGTGATGGTCTTGGAACGGATGAAGTGCGTGCGTTGGCATCCAATGGAGAGGACCTCTACGCCGCGATCGCCTGGAACGGTGTCTGGGTCCGTCCGATTGCGGATGTGGCCCTGGCAACTGGGGATGCCGCAGGAATGCCCGGGCACATCGTGCTTGAGCAGAACTATCCCAATCCATTCAACCCATCCACGACGATTCGGTATGGACTTCAGCACCGGTCGCACGTGATGTTGACCGTGTTCAACACGCTCGGGCAACAGGTGGCGGTTCTGCAGGACGGGGAACTGGACGCCGGCTACCGTGAGGCTCGTTTCGACGCCTCGAACCTTCCGAGCGGGGTGTATTTCTACCGGCTGCAAGCGGGATCGTTCACCGATACGAAGAAGCTCCTGGTGGTTCGATAG
- a CDS encoding methylated-DNA--[protein]-cysteine S-methyltransferase — protein MVYCTSFESKVGLIYVASTEKGVCKVSVPRQTKRDFFRWLRENFDDNEVMDNKSRNKEVIDQLTRYFNGKLAKFTVAVDMRGTPFQLRVWKELSRIPYGTTISYKQLAKRLGTSRGFQAVGRANAGNPVPIIIPCHRVLGADGSLVGYASGVKTKEFLLKLEGALMI, from the coding sequence ATGGTCTACTGTACTTCATTCGAATCGAAGGTCGGACTGATCTACGTCGCCTCGACGGAGAAAGGCGTATGCAAGGTCAGCGTTCCCCGCCAGACCAAGCGCGACTTCTTCCGTTGGTTGCGCGAGAACTTTGATGACAACGAAGTGATGGACAACAAGTCGCGCAACAAGGAAGTGATCGATCAGCTCACGCGGTACTTCAACGGTAAGCTCGCGAAGTTCACGGTGGCAGTCGATATGCGCGGCACCCCGTTCCAGCTCCGCGTGTGGAAGGAACTCTCCCGTATTCCGTACGGCACCACGATCAGCTACAAGCAACTTGCGAAGCGGCTCGGTACCAGCCGCGGCTTCCAGGCAGTGGGGCGCGCCAATGCGGGGAACCCCGTGCCGATCATCATTCCGTGCCACCGTGTGCTGGGCGCTGATGGGTCACTCGTCGGCTACGCGAGCGGTGTGAAGACCAAGGAGTTCCTCCTGAAGCTCGAAGGGGCGTTGATGATCTAG
- a CDS encoding UvrD-helicase domain-containing protein, with amino-acid sequence MSFLEELNTVQRHAVEAVDGPVMIVAGAGSGKTRVLTYRTAHLLQKGVRPESVLALTFTNKAADEMKSRIAELVGPASRALWMGTFHSLLARMLRFECEALGYSRNFSIYDSDESLSLIKGIMNDLGVSQQQFTPSGIRSRISNAKNSMVAPAELQRRAVDIQSTRTADIFVEYEARLKRANAMDFDDLLLKPLELFRAHKDVLKRYQQRFQYIQVDEYQDTNRVQYLLLHELAAGHKNICIVGDDAQSIYSFRGADIRNILDFQKDYPECKVFRLEQNYRSTKTILGAADSLIRHNVDQIKKTLWTSNADGDQVVVDVCDDDREEGRRIVAHVEEEVRHRKRALSDFAILYRTNAQSRVLEDALRRNGIPYVIIGGVAFYKRKEIKDVLAYLKLLANPKDDESLLRIINVPARAIGDTTIKRIRSVAASERITMLDALAAKGLEGLLQDRALRAVRQFHAMLVKYIGLKGQMSLSELARALVDETGILRILKEENTPDATARRDNILELISAITEYADTHDGAVLEDFLQEVSLVSDVDTAEFGRNAVTLMTLHAAKGLEFPVVFISGLEEGLLPISLSLDTREQVEEERRLMYVGMTRARQQLYISHARSRYHQGEVMFSVRSRFVEEIDPLHLTFRGGAAGASDSPLSAPARPRTAARPSAWRAPVKPVGKSAGSSDPMPRYEDESQEQIHLHVGLAVTHETFGQGRIVALDGSGSQARAVVDFKSVGRKQLLLKFANLRAGA; translated from the coding sequence ATGTCATTCCTCGAAGAACTCAATACCGTGCAACGGCACGCGGTGGAAGCCGTTGACGGTCCCGTTATGATCGTTGCCGGCGCCGGCAGCGGCAAGACCCGTGTCCTTACGTACCGCACCGCGCACCTCCTGCAGAAGGGCGTGCGCCCCGAAAGTGTGCTGGCGCTGACGTTCACCAACAAGGCCGCGGACGAGATGAAGTCGCGCATCGCCGAGCTGGTCGGCCCGGCGAGCCGCGCCCTGTGGATGGGAACATTCCATTCGCTGCTTGCCCGCATGCTGCGGTTCGAGTGCGAGGCCCTCGGGTACAGCCGGAACTTCTCCATCTATGATTCCGATGAATCCCTGAGCCTCATCAAGGGGATCATGAACGACCTCGGCGTCTCGCAGCAGCAGTTCACCCCGTCGGGCATCCGCAGCCGCATCAGTAACGCGAAGAACAGTATGGTGGCGCCCGCCGAGCTGCAACGCCGTGCCGTGGATATCCAGTCCACGCGTACCGCGGATATCTTTGTGGAATACGAAGCGCGCCTGAAGCGTGCGAACGCGATGGATTTCGATGATCTGCTGCTGAAGCCGCTGGAGCTCTTCCGCGCGCACAAGGATGTGCTCAAACGCTACCAGCAGCGGTTCCAGTACATCCAGGTGGATGAATACCAGGACACCAACCGCGTCCAGTATCTGCTGTTGCACGAACTCGCCGCCGGACACAAGAATATCTGCATCGTCGGTGATGATGCGCAGAGCATCTACTCGTTCCGCGGCGCCGATATCCGGAACATCCTGGATTTCCAGAAGGACTATCCGGAGTGCAAGGTCTTCCGTCTCGAGCAGAACTACCGGTCCACGAAGACCATCCTCGGCGCGGCAGATTCCCTGATCCGCCATAACGTGGACCAGATCAAGAAGACCCTCTGGACCAGCAACGCGGACGGCGACCAGGTGGTGGTGGACGTGTGCGATGACGACAGGGAAGAGGGGCGCCGGATCGTTGCCCATGTCGAAGAGGAAGTGCGCCACAGGAAGCGGGCCCTCAGTGACTTTGCGATCCTCTACCGTACCAATGCCCAGTCCCGCGTCCTCGAAGATGCCCTCCGCCGGAACGGCATCCCCTACGTCATCATCGGCGGCGTGGCATTCTACAAGCGCAAGGAGATCAAGGACGTCCTCGCCTATCTGAAGCTTCTCGCGAACCCGAAAGACGACGAAAGCCTTCTGCGCATCATCAACGTGCCGGCCCGGGCCATCGGCGATACCACCATCAAGCGCATACGGAGTGTTGCGGCGAGCGAACGCATCACCATGCTTGACGCCCTGGCGGCAAAAGGGCTGGAAGGGTTGCTCCAGGACCGGGCACTCCGGGCAGTGCGGCAGTTTCACGCCATGCTCGTGAAGTACATAGGCCTGAAAGGGCAGATGTCGCTGAGCGAACTCGCGCGCGCCCTGGTGGATGAGACGGGGATCCTGCGGATCCTGAAAGAAGAGAACACCCCCGATGCCACGGCGCGGCGGGACAATATCCTCGAACTCATTTCCGCCATCACGGAATATGCGGATACGCACGACGGTGCCGTCCTTGAGGACTTCCTGCAGGAAGTGTCGCTGGTGTCGGATGTGGATACCGCCGAATTCGGGCGGAATGCCGTGACGCTGATGACCCTCCACGCCGCGAAAGGCCTCGAGTTCCCGGTGGTGTTCATCTCGGGCCTCGAAGAAGGGCTTCTGCCGATCTCGCTCTCGCTGGATACGCGCGAGCAGGTGGAAGAAGAACGCCGCCTCATGTATGTGGGGATGACACGTGCGCGGCAGCAGTTGTACATCTCGCATGCGCGCTCGCGGTATCATCAGGGCGAGGTCATGTTCTCGGTGCGCTCACGGTTCGTCGAGGAGATCGACCCGTTGCATCTCACCTTCAGGGGTGGGGCTGCCGGTGCATCGGACTCCCCGCTGTCGGCACCTGCGCGGCCCCGCACGGCAGCGCGTCCCTCCGCATGGCGTGCCCCCGTCAAACCCGTAGGGAAGAGCGCAGGTTCCTCGGATCCGATGCCGCGGTACGAGGACGAGTCGCAGGAACAGATCCATCTGCATGTGGGCCTTGCCGTGACGCATGAGACGTTCGGCCAGGGGCGCATCGTGGCGCTGGATGGTTCCGGGTCGCAGGCCCGTGCCGTGGTGGACTTCAAGTCGGTCGGTCGCAAACAGCTCCTTCTCAAATTCGCCAATCTCCGCGCCGGAGCATGA
- a CDS encoding acyl-CoA carboxylase subunit beta — MARTTIEYLRELRQRAGLGGGEQRIEDQHRKGKLTARERLALLLDEGSFEELDMFVEHRSSDFGLDKQKYLGDGVVTGTGTIDGRMVCVFSQDFTVFGGSLSEAHAEKIIKVMDLAMKIGCPVIGLNDSGGARIQEGVVSLGGYADIFLKNTLASGVVPQISAVMGPCAGGAVYSPAITDFVFMVKNTSYMFVTGPNVVKTVTHETVTSEELGGAMTHASRSGVAHFACDSEAACLGSVRTLLSFIPQNNAEDPPVRKSTDDPGRRDPGLDTIIPDNPNKPYDMGDVIRRVVDNGEFFEVHEEYARNILVGFARLAGKPIGIVANQPSVLAGVLDIGASKKGARFVRFCDAFNIPLVVFEDVPGFLPGTDQEWRGIITNGAKLLYAFCEATVPRVTVITRKAYGGAYDVMNSKHIRGDMNFAWPAAEIAVMGPKGAAEIIFKKEIEAAPDREKALAEKEREYREKFANPYLAASRGYIDAVIEPSETRPRLIRALQVLATKVDTNPRKKHGNIPL, encoded by the coding sequence ATGGCCCGAACCACGATCGAGTACCTCCGCGAACTCCGGCAACGCGCCGGGTTGGGTGGTGGGGAGCAGCGCATCGAGGACCAGCACCGCAAGGGGAAGCTGACCGCGCGGGAGCGGCTCGCTCTGCTGCTGGACGAGGGAAGCTTCGAGGAACTCGACATGTTCGTCGAGCACCGCTCGTCCGACTTCGGTCTGGACAAGCAGAAGTATTTGGGCGACGGTGTCGTCACGGGCACGGGCACGATCGACGGCCGTATGGTCTGTGTCTTCAGCCAGGACTTCACCGTCTTTGGCGGGTCGCTCTCCGAAGCCCATGCAGAGAAGATCATCAAGGTCATGGACCTCGCCATGAAGATCGGCTGTCCGGTGATCGGGCTGAACGACTCCGGCGGGGCGCGGATCCAGGAAGGCGTCGTCAGCCTCGGTGGCTACGCGGATATTTTCCTCAAGAACACCCTCGCGTCCGGCGTCGTCCCTCAGATATCGGCGGTGATGGGCCCGTGTGCGGGCGGCGCGGTGTACTCGCCGGCGATCACCGACTTCGTCTTCATGGTGAAGAACACGAGCTACATGTTCGTCACCGGCCCGAATGTCGTCAAGACCGTCACCCATGAGACGGTCACCTCCGAAGAGCTGGGGGGTGCCATGACCCATGCGAGCCGGAGCGGTGTGGCCCACTTCGCCTGCGACTCCGAAGCGGCATGTCTGGGATCCGTTCGCACGCTTCTCTCCTTCATCCCTCAGAACAATGCCGAAGACCCTCCTGTGCGGAAGAGCACGGATGATCCGGGGCGGCGTGATCCGGGTCTGGACACCATCATCCCGGACAATCCGAACAAGCCGTACGACATGGGGGACGTCATCCGGCGCGTCGTCGACAACGGTGAGTTCTTCGAAGTGCATGAGGAGTATGCCCGCAATATCCTCGTCGGCTTTGCCCGCCTTGCGGGGAAACCGATCGGCATCGTCGCGAACCAGCCGTCGGTGCTGGCGGGGGTCCTGGACATCGGTGCATCGAAGAAGGGTGCACGGTTCGTCCGGTTCTGTGATGCCTTCAACATCCCGCTCGTGGTGTTTGAAGACGTGCCGGGATTCCTGCCGGGGACGGATCAGGAATGGCGGGGGATCATCACGAACGGCGCGAAGTTGCTGTATGCGTTCTGCGAGGCGACCGTGCCGCGGGTGACGGTGATCACGAGGAAGGCGTACGGCGGTGCGTACGACGTGATGAACTCGAAACACATCCGGGGCGACATGAATTTCGCATGGCCCGCGGCGGAGATCGCGGTGATGGGGCCCAAAGGCGCAGCAGAGATCATCTTCAAGAAGGAGATCGAGGCCGCGCCTGACCGTGAGAAGGCTCTGGCCGAGAAGGAACGTGAGTACCGCGAGAAGTTCGCCAATCCGTATCTCGCCGCAAGCCGCGGCTACATCGATGCCGTGATCGAGCCCTCCGAAACACGCCCGCGGCTCATCCGGGCGTTGCAGGTCCTCGCAACGAAGGTGGATACCAATCCCAGGAAGAAGCACGGGAACATACCGCTGTAG
- a CDS encoding LysM peptidoglycan-binding domain-containing protein: MSATVLQETNRLKSSKRLSVGSTIVVPVPRGSSKHALQFSASSMADDARPSRTRTSSGRTKVERALAQAQRQTADVPPGKKKLMYTVKRGDTIGHIAEWFGCRSADIRNWNDIPYGRPIRAGQDLDVYVDDGQAARYSRINQLSFDEKERMFRSHSRTVSEQQGEETGRYLVKEGETLEVIAREHGVTIAQIKRWNNMSSSKIRAGQHLVIHESAENVRIVEREHPQQPAKGKDGKAVVYVVKRGDTLWDIARAHEVSPEDIRDWNSLKENRIHAGQELVIRK, from the coding sequence ATGTCCGCGACCGTTCTCCAGGAGACCAACCGTCTGAAGTCCAGCAAGCGTCTCTCGGTCGGATCCACCATCGTCGTCCCCGTGCCCCGGGGTTCGTCGAAGCATGCACTGCAGTTCAGCGCGAGTTCGATGGCGGACGATGCCCGGCCGTCGCGCACACGTACCTCGAGCGGGCGGACGAAGGTGGAACGGGCGCTTGCACAGGCGCAGCGGCAGACCGCCGATGTCCCTCCGGGCAAGAAGAAGCTCATGTATACCGTGAAGAGGGGCGACACCATCGGGCACATCGCGGAATGGTTCGGCTGCCGCTCGGCAGACATCCGGAATTGGAACGACATTCCGTACGGGCGGCCGATCCGCGCCGGACAGGATCTGGATGTGTACGTGGATGACGGCCAGGCGGCACGCTACAGCAGGATCAACCAGCTTTCCTTTGATGAGAAGGAGCGGATGTTCCGCTCGCACAGCCGGACCGTCTCGGAGCAACAGGGCGAGGAGACCGGGAGGTATCTGGTGAAAGAGGGTGAGACGCTGGAAGTGATCGCACGCGAGCACGGTGTGACGATCGCGCAGATCAAACGATGGAACAACATGTCATCGTCGAAGATCCGCGCCGGCCAGCACTTGGTGATCCACGAGAGCGCCGAAAATGTGCGTATCGTGGAGCGCGAGCACCCGCAGCAGCCGGCGAAAGGCAAGGATGGGAAGGCCGTGGTCTATGTCGTGAAGAGGGGGGACACGCTGTGGGACATCGCCCGTGCGCACGAAGTGAGCCCGGAAGATATCCGGGACTGGAACTCCCTGAAGGAGAACCGCATCCATGCGGGGCAGGAGCTCGTGATCAGGAAGTAA